A stretch of the Archangium violaceum genome encodes the following:
- a CDS encoding hybrid sensor histidine kinase/response regulator gives MPKKKVPHLAEIVTLRPETKKPRRVQKPQPPIDNEAAERALAEMSLHITSSAGPTEALRAQLQIIHGLMQAKTVYVARFLPSRNQLHVEHVRGRYDERITAATPEEGLVGRAFAETTILRDEEAVAVPLESPQGVTGVLAIIAPRRALSDSLLAALAGQLSASYEVARLRDDSARRNKDLQTAIAGLKALEQSRDELLGNVSHDLKNPLTTLKAYLAMMGREKLGPVSDAQRRAVQVCDRSADRMLRMVNDLLLMSRLQAGKMQLNQRPFGLKAVAEEVIRSLTPAAEQARVQLTLPPSTEVFVRGDRERIAEAIQNLVEGGIHRCEADDTVELRVSVEDGLAQLTVKDTGPGISAEDLEHVFDPFYRPEGARGQGRSLGLPLVAKILALHGGRVEAASTLGEGTSFQMVLPMFAGAVSTPDAAQAGPRAGGILLVEDDADCREVLQQVLEQEGYRVMSTSGAAEARSILSHIRPAMVLLDLRLSEEDGRSVLRFIRGTESLADIAVYIISGASEVSSLGAGQGLDRIDGFFEKPLQLPRLLDTVAAVVRPSRRNPAVS, from the coding sequence GTGCCGAAGAAGAAGGTTCCGCATCTGGCTGAGATCGTCACCCTCCGCCCCGAGACGAAGAAGCCCCGGCGCGTGCAGAAACCCCAGCCTCCCATAGACAACGAGGCCGCCGAGCGCGCCCTGGCGGAGATGTCCCTGCACATCACCTCCAGCGCCGGCCCCACCGAGGCCCTTCGCGCCCAGCTGCAGATCATTCACGGCCTGATGCAGGCCAAGACCGTCTACGTGGCGCGCTTCCTCCCCTCGCGCAACCAGCTCCACGTCGAGCACGTGCGTGGCCGCTACGACGAGCGCATCACCGCCGCCACCCCCGAGGAGGGCCTGGTCGGCCGCGCCTTCGCCGAGACGACGATCCTCCGCGACGAGGAGGCCGTCGCCGTGCCGCTCGAGAGCCCCCAGGGCGTCACCGGCGTGCTGGCCATCATCGCCCCGCGCCGCGCGCTCTCGGACTCCCTGCTCGCCGCGCTCGCCGGCCAGCTCTCCGCCTCCTACGAGGTGGCCCGCCTGCGCGACGACAGCGCCCGGCGCAACAAGGACCTCCAGACGGCCATCGCCGGCCTCAAGGCGCTCGAGCAGAGCCGCGACGAGCTGCTCGGCAACGTCTCGCACGATCTGAAGAACCCCCTCACCACCCTCAAGGCCTACCTGGCCATGATGGGCCGCGAGAAGCTCGGGCCCGTCTCCGATGCCCAGCGCCGCGCGGTCCAGGTGTGCGATCGCAGCGCGGACCGCATGCTGCGCATGGTGAATGATCTGCTGCTCATGTCCCGCCTCCAGGCCGGGAAGATGCAGCTCAACCAGCGCCCCTTCGGGCTCAAGGCCGTGGCCGAGGAGGTCATCCGCTCCCTCACCCCCGCCGCCGAGCAGGCCCGGGTGCAGCTCACCCTGCCCCCCTCCACCGAGGTCTTCGTCCGCGGCGATCGCGAGCGCATCGCCGAGGCCATCCAGAACCTCGTGGAGGGCGGCATCCACCGCTGCGAGGCCGACGACACCGTGGAGCTGCGCGTCTCCGTCGAGGACGGGCTCGCCCAACTCACCGTGAAGGACACCGGGCCGGGCATCAGCGCGGAGGACCTGGAGCACGTCTTCGATCCCTTCTACCGGCCCGAGGGCGCCCGGGGTCAGGGACGCAGCCTGGGCCTGCCCCTGGTGGCCAAGATCCTCGCGCTCCACGGCGGCCGGGTGGAGGCCGCCAGCACCCTGGGTGAAGGCACCTCCTTCCAGATGGTGCTGCCCATGTTCGCCGGCGCCGTCAGCACGCCCGACGCCGCCCAGGCCGGCCCTCGCGCTGGCGGCATCCTGCTCGTCGAGGACGACGCGGACTGCCGCGAGGTGCTCCAGCAGGTGCTCGAGCAGGAGGGCTACCGGGTGATGTCCACCTCGGGGGCCGCCGAGGCCCGCTCCATCCTCTCGCACATCCGCCCGGCCATGGTGCTCTTGGATCTCCGGTTGAGCGAGGAGGACGGACGCTCCGTGCTGCGCTTCATCCGCGGCACCGAGTCCCTGGCCGACATCGCCGTCTACATCATCTCCGGCGCCAGCGAGGTCTCCAGCCTCGGCGCGGGCCAGGGGTTGGACCGCATCGACGGATTTTTCGAGAAGCCCCTGCAACTGCCCCGGCTGCTCGACACCGTGGCCGCCGTGGTCCGGCCGAGCCGCCGCAACCCGGCCGTTAGTTGA
- a CDS encoding HEAT repeat domain-containing protein — protein sequence MGIFDFLGGSGPEKALKLKSKVTQKYGDPTTRQKALQQLGEMKYPEAVSVLLHRYTITVEPLTTDADEKEHVFELIKGFGKDAIPPVTEFLRKSEQATSWALRILEALLPESEVVDIVVSTLNALSAQYMRDPEKKVVLLHYVTDKKDPRIAEAVLPHLDDMADEVKIAALKALGPQKHEPAREPILRLLTTSDTARRVQVAALSALQESGFGVQGYREKVEPLMTDPYYLDGNGVVQRRS from the coding sequence ATGGGCATCTTCGATTTCCTCGGCGGCTCCGGCCCCGAGAAGGCCCTCAAGCTCAAGTCCAAGGTGACCCAGAAGTACGGGGACCCCACCACCCGCCAGAAGGCCCTCCAGCAGCTCGGGGAGATGAAGTACCCCGAGGCCGTCAGCGTCCTTCTGCACCGCTACACCATCACCGTGGAGCCCCTCACCACGGACGCGGACGAGAAGGAGCACGTCTTCGAGCTCATCAAGGGCTTCGGCAAGGACGCCATCCCCCCCGTCACCGAGTTCCTGCGCAAGAGCGAGCAGGCCACCTCCTGGGCCCTGCGCATCCTCGAGGCCCTGCTGCCCGAATCCGAGGTCGTCGACATCGTCGTGAGCACGCTCAATGCCCTGAGCGCTCAGTACATGCGCGATCCCGAGAAGAAGGTCGTCCTCCTCCACTATGTCACCGACAAGAAGGATCCGCGCATCGCCGAGGCGGTGCTGCCCCACCTCGACGACATGGCGGACGAGGTGAAGATCGCCGCCCTCAAGGCGCTCGGCCCCCAGAAGCACGAACCGGCGCGCGAGCCCATCCTCCGCCTCCTGACCACCAGCGATACCGCACGCCGCGTGCAGGTGGCCGCGCTGAGCGCGCTCCAGGAGAGCGGCTTCGGCGTCCAGGGCTACCGCGAGAAGGTCGAGCCGCTCATGACCGACCCCTACTATCTCGACGGCAACGGTGTGGTCCAACGCCGCTCCTGA
- the rpsL gene encoding 30S ribosomal protein S12, translated as MPTISQLVRKGREKLNIKGKSPALKECPQKRGVCTRVYTTTPKKPNSALRKVARVRLTNGIEVTSYIPGVGHNLQEHSVVMIRGGRVKDLPGVRYHIIRGTLDSVGVAGRKQSRSKYGAKRPS; from the coding sequence GTGCCAACCATCAGCCAGTTGGTCCGCAAGGGCCGCGAGAAGTTGAACATCAAGGGCAAGAGCCCCGCTCTGAAGGAGTGCCCTCAGAAGCGTGGCGTCTGCACCCGCGTGTACACCACCACTCCGAAGAAGCCGAACTCGGCGCTCCGTAAGGTGGCGCGTGTTCGTCTGACGAACGGGATCGAGGTCACCTCGTACATCCCGGGCGTGGGTCACAACCTCCAGGAGCACTCGGTGGTGATGATCCGCGGAGGCCGTGTGAAGGATCTCCCGGGTGTTCGCTACCACATCATCCGCGGCACGCTGGACTCCGTGGGCGTGGCCGGCCGCAAGCAGAGCCGTTCGAAGTACGGCGCCAAGCGCCCGAGCTGA
- the rimI gene encoding ribosomal protein S18-alanine N-acetyltransferase — protein sequence MRRMREETRPKEQVKPESPFLIRRMTREDLPAVMELEKASFTNPWSYELLQRELGHDWSVIFLLEEPLPEGGRRLLGISIFWIVHDEVHVLNVATAPEHRRRGVGRRLMEATLSEGRARKCSLATLEVRKSNEPAINLYKSFGFRPVGVRPNYYVDEGQTPEDAIVMVLDF from the coding sequence ATGAGGCGGATGCGCGAGGAGACCCGCCCGAAGGAGCAGGTGAAGCCGGAGTCTCCGTTCCTGATCCGGCGGATGACGCGGGAGGACCTGCCCGCGGTGATGGAGCTGGAGAAGGCCTCGTTCACCAACCCGTGGTCCTACGAGCTGCTGCAGCGCGAGCTCGGACACGACTGGTCCGTCATCTTCCTCCTGGAGGAGCCCCTTCCGGAGGGAGGCCGGCGACTGCTGGGCATCTCCATCTTCTGGATCGTCCATGACGAGGTGCACGTGCTCAACGTGGCCACCGCACCGGAGCACCGCCGGCGGGGTGTGGGGCGCAGATTGATGGAGGCCACCTTGTCCGAGGGGCGGGCACGCAAGTGCAGCCTGGCGACGTTGGAGGTGCGCAAGAGCAACGAGCCTGCCATCAATCTCTACAAGTCATTCGGCTTCCGCCCTGTGGGCGTGCGGCCGAACTACTACGTGGACGAGGGCCAGACGCCCGAGGACGCGATCGTGATGGTCCTCGACTTCTAG
- a CDS encoding Ig-like domain-containing protein, which translates to MRRLLLVGLLGCAACLEPGDPFLAERDTDPPDVVSTEPSAGGTLPLSGQLEVLFSETMDVRTLRPGIAVFEGRAELPLVLTVPPASDADENLERGDVPYTVTVSAAEAGAFKPGTAYTLVLRTSLTDYEGNPLRQEVRVPFRTAP; encoded by the coding sequence ATGCGCCGGTTGTTGCTCGTGGGGCTGCTGGGGTGTGCCGCGTGTCTGGAGCCGGGGGATCCATTCCTCGCCGAGCGCGATACGGATCCGCCCGACGTGGTGTCCACCGAGCCGAGCGCCGGAGGCACGCTGCCCCTGAGTGGCCAGCTGGAGGTCCTCTTCTCCGAGACGATGGACGTGCGCACGCTGCGCCCGGGCATCGCGGTCTTCGAGGGCAGGGCGGAGCTCCCCCTGGTGCTGACGGTGCCGCCCGCCTCGGACGCGGACGAGAACCTCGAGCGCGGGGACGTGCCGTACACCGTGACGGTGAGCGCGGCGGAGGCGGGGGCCTTCAAGCCGGGCACCGCGTACACGCTGGTGCTGCGCACCTCGCTGACGGACTACGAGGGCAACCCGCTCAGGCAAGAGGTTCGGGTGCCCTTCCGTACGGCGCCCTGA
- a CDS encoding 1-acyl-sn-glycerol-3-phosphate acyltransferase, which yields MDTALLQAANHSEALKEEFGPISRVLGQRYFDGVRFPAEAEDELRSLHAKGFVVHVMRSTAWINFLYLTWAMVRRALPPVRAVVNLRPWFTRPFRKTAQRGDFDVRFTYARRQGGSGLIFLKKTALLSASGKDIEENPFPSLVSMARKGDKTVYLVPELFVWEKRTSRVKPTVLDHVFGSPDAPGFLHSMVAFFRNYRRAQFRVGEPIDLKRFIEENPQDSDEVIARKVRSALNHHLARETRAVFGPPVKPPERIIEETLRDRTLRKALDTVATESNRRPESVLRQARRNLQAIAARASPTTLAFVSPVLGWVFNRIYDGIEVDEAGLNRALKAASKAPLVLCPSHKSHVDYLVMSWVLWNRGYAVPLVAAGANLSFWPLGPLLRRCGAFFLRRSFKDDKVYAATFKAYVKKLVHDGVHQEFFPEGGRSRTGKLLQPKLGMFTWQVESVLEGARNDLIFVPVSIDYEKVVESSSYSKELAGGEKKPEDIKALLSTPKVLAARYGRIHLTFDEPLSLVALMKSRGLDPAQPITDDQKKGLVRALGNRVMYGISKVSTVTPHALLSGALLSHRRRGMTSRELTDRINILRRVAEEEKAPLSTLLKNSPSNPEAMGAIQDAMRTFCSDGMVRTQKAHGEVIYQAEDHRRGEMSFYKNTLMNLVAARGLVANALLVGAPAPFDEVKARALWLSRLFKVEFIYRVGASFDTIFSEMVERLVRMGLVLHQGDTLSVAPEPHARPELEFLADLLRDYLEAYLIAAQTLPEVAAGTVQDRKSFVKQALEVGRAEYHSGRITAAESLAKVTLENAVAYMLDQRYLVEEDKKLKLGPAAPDVAATRQFTEEIRRYLRHQG from the coding sequence ATGGACACCGCATTGCTTCAAGCTGCGAATCACAGCGAGGCATTGAAGGAAGAGTTCGGCCCCATCTCCCGGGTGCTGGGGCAGCGCTACTTCGACGGGGTGCGCTTCCCCGCCGAGGCCGAGGACGAATTGCGCTCGCTCCACGCCAAGGGGTTCGTGGTGCACGTCATGCGCTCCACGGCGTGGATCAACTTCCTCTACCTGACCTGGGCCATGGTGCGCCGGGCCCTGCCCCCCGTGCGGGCCGTGGTGAACCTGCGCCCCTGGTTCACCCGCCCGTTCCGCAAGACGGCGCAGCGGGGTGACTTCGACGTGCGCTTCACCTACGCCCGGCGCCAGGGCGGCAGCGGCCTCATCTTCCTCAAGAAGACGGCCCTCCTGAGCGCCTCGGGCAAGGACATCGAGGAGAACCCCTTCCCCTCCCTCGTCTCCATGGCGCGCAAGGGGGACAAGACCGTCTACCTGGTGCCGGAGCTCTTCGTCTGGGAGAAGCGCACCTCGCGCGTCAAGCCGACCGTGCTGGATCACGTCTTCGGCAGCCCCGACGCCCCGGGCTTCCTGCACTCGATGGTGGCCTTCTTCCGCAACTACCGCCGCGCGCAGTTCCGCGTGGGCGAGCCCATCGATCTCAAGCGCTTCATCGAGGAGAACCCGCAGGACTCGGACGAGGTCATCGCGCGCAAGGTGCGCAGCGCCCTCAACCACCACCTGGCCCGCGAGACGCGCGCCGTCTTCGGGCCGCCGGTGAAGCCGCCCGAGCGCATCATCGAGGAGACGCTGCGCGACCGCACGCTGCGCAAGGCGCTGGACACGGTGGCCACCGAGAGCAACCGCCGGCCCGAGAGCGTGCTGCGCCAGGCCCGGCGCAACCTGCAGGCCATCGCCGCCAGGGCCAGCCCCACGACGCTGGCCTTCGTCTCGCCCGTGCTGGGGTGGGTGTTCAACCGCATCTACGACGGCATCGAGGTGGACGAGGCCGGGCTCAACCGCGCCCTGAAGGCGGCCAGCAAGGCCCCGCTGGTGCTGTGCCCCTCGCACAAGAGCCACGTGGACTACCTGGTGATGAGCTGGGTGCTGTGGAACCGCGGCTACGCGGTCCCCCTGGTGGCCGCCGGCGCCAACCTGTCCTTCTGGCCCCTGGGCCCCCTGCTGCGCCGCTGCGGCGCCTTCTTCCTGCGGCGCTCCTTCAAGGACGACAAGGTGTACGCCGCGACCTTCAAGGCCTACGTGAAGAAGCTCGTCCACGACGGCGTGCACCAGGAGTTCTTCCCCGAGGGCGGGCGCTCGCGCACCGGCAAGCTGCTGCAGCCCAAGCTGGGCATGTTCACCTGGCAGGTGGAGTCCGTGCTCGAGGGCGCGCGCAACGATCTCATCTTCGTGCCCGTGTCCATCGACTACGAGAAGGTCGTGGAGTCGAGCAGCTACTCGAAGGAGCTGGCCGGCGGCGAGAAGAAGCCCGAGGACATCAAGGCACTGCTGAGCACGCCCAAGGTGCTCGCGGCGCGCTACGGCCGCATCCACCTCACCTTCGACGAGCCCCTGTCGCTGGTGGCGCTGATGAAGAGCCGCGGGCTCGATCCGGCCCAGCCCATCACGGATGATCAGAAGAAGGGCCTGGTGCGCGCCCTGGGCAACCGGGTGATGTACGGCATCAGCAAGGTGTCGACGGTGACGCCCCACGCCCTGCTGAGCGGGGCCCTGCTGTCCCACCGCCGGCGCGGCATGACGAGCCGCGAGCTCACGGATCGCATCAACATCCTGCGCCGCGTCGCCGAGGAGGAGAAGGCCCCGCTGTCCACCCTGCTGAAGAACTCGCCGAGCAACCCGGAGGCGATGGGGGCCATCCAGGACGCCATGCGCACCTTCTGCTCGGACGGCATGGTGCGCACACAGAAGGCGCACGGCGAGGTCATCTACCAGGCCGAGGACCACCGCCGCGGAGAGATGTCCTTCTACAAGAACACGCTGATGAACCTGGTGGCGGCGCGCGGCCTCGTGGCCAATGCGCTGCTGGTGGGGGCTCCGGCACCGTTCGACGAGGTGAAGGCCCGTGCGCTGTGGCTCTCACGCCTCTTCAAGGTGGAGTTCATCTACCGGGTGGGCGCGAGCTTCGACACCATCTTCTCGGAGATGGTGGAGCGGCTGGTGCGGATGGGACTGGTGCTGCACCAGGGCGACACCCTGAGCGTGGCGCCAGAGCCCCATGCCCGTCCGGAGCTGGAGTTCCTGGCGGATCTGCTGCGCGACTACCTGGAGGCGTACCTGATCGCCGCCCAGACGCTGCCGGAGGTGGCGGCCGGCACGGTGCAGGATCGCAAGTCCTTCGTGAAGCAGGCGCTGGAGGTGGGACGCGCCGAGTACCACTCGGGGCGCATCACCGCGGCCGAGTCCCTGGCCAAGGTGACGCTGGAGAACGCGGTGGCCTACATGCTGGACCAGCGCTACCTCGTGGAGGAGGACAAGAAGCTGAAGCTGGGACCCGCGGCCCCCGACGTGGCGGCGACCCGGCAGTTCACCGAGGAGATCCGCCGCTACCTGCGTCACCAGGGCTGA
- the argS gene encoding arginine--tRNA ligase codes for MNPSVYSRYRTAFVEALAQTLGVPASEIDSQIKPADPAHGDLSFPTFPLAKAQKKAPPAIAASLAQSVKVPGLEVVAAGPYVNAKFAQMPFTAEVIDTARSQGVRYGGGDQGAGKTVVIDYSSPNIAKPIAFHHIRSTMIGHSVANLHRALGYKVEGINYLGDWGKQFGLVAVGFQEYGVPERRKDMAHLVEVYVKANKRAEAEPAFDERARDFFRRMEAGEPEALALWKEFRETSVRDFERIYARLGIKFEHMEGESFYQGKMEPVIDEIARRPGVKESQGATIVDLPYAENEPPVLLKKNDGSTLYATRDLAAAIDRHERFQFEKSLYVVATDQALHFRQLFRVLEAMGREWSKRMVHVNFGRVHGMSTRKGNVVLLNDVLDEARTRAMEKVQENIQAGKIQTNNPEELAEQIGLGAIVFGDLKNRRTTDYTFDWEDVLAFEGHSGPYLQYAHARTCNILRRGGGAPASYDASLLTLPEEQAVLRVIARLPVVVQEAADQAEPSFIARWLLELAAEFSRYYTLGNQDRTKRVILEGNEPLKAARLALTDATRVALAAGLALLGIATPENM; via the coding sequence ATGAATCCTTCCGTCTACTCCCGTTATCGGACTGCCTTCGTCGAGGCGCTCGCCCAGACCCTGGGCGTGCCCGCCTCCGAAATCGACTCCCAGATCAAGCCGGCCGACCCGGCCCACGGCGACCTGTCCTTCCCCACCTTCCCCCTGGCCAAGGCCCAGAAGAAGGCCCCACCGGCCATCGCGGCCTCGCTGGCCCAGAGCGTGAAGGTGCCGGGCCTCGAGGTGGTGGCCGCCGGCCCCTACGTCAACGCGAAGTTCGCGCAGATGCCCTTCACCGCCGAGGTCATCGACACGGCGCGCTCGCAGGGCGTGCGCTACGGCGGCGGGGACCAGGGCGCCGGCAAGACGGTGGTCATCGACTACTCGTCGCCCAACATCGCCAAGCCCATCGCCTTCCACCACATCCGCTCGACGATGATCGGCCACAGCGTGGCCAACCTGCACCGGGCGCTCGGCTACAAGGTCGAGGGCATCAACTACCTGGGCGACTGGGGCAAGCAGTTCGGCCTGGTGGCCGTGGGCTTCCAGGAGTACGGCGTCCCCGAGCGCCGCAAGGACATGGCCCACCTCGTGGAGGTGTACGTCAAGGCCAACAAGCGCGCCGAGGCCGAGCCCGCCTTCGACGAGCGCGCCCGCGACTTCTTCCGGCGCATGGAGGCCGGTGAGCCCGAGGCGCTCGCGCTCTGGAAGGAGTTCCGCGAGACGTCCGTGCGCGACTTCGAGCGCATCTACGCCCGGCTCGGCATCAAGTTCGAGCACATGGAGGGCGAGAGCTTCTACCAGGGCAAGATGGAGCCGGTGATCGACGAGATCGCCCGCAGGCCCGGCGTCAAGGAGTCGCAGGGCGCCACCATCGTCGACCTGCCCTACGCGGAGAACGAGCCGCCCGTCCTGCTCAAGAAGAACGATGGCAGCACGCTCTACGCCACGCGGGACCTGGCGGCGGCCATCGACCGGCACGAGCGCTTCCAGTTCGAGAAGTCGCTGTACGTGGTGGCCACGGATCAGGCGCTGCACTTCCGGCAGCTCTTCCGGGTGCTCGAGGCCATGGGCCGCGAGTGGTCCAAGCGCATGGTGCACGTCAACTTCGGCCGCGTGCACGGCATGAGCACGCGCAAGGGTAACGTCGTGCTCCTCAATGACGTGCTCGACGAGGCGCGGACCCGCGCGATGGAGAAGGTGCAGGAGAACATCCAGGCGGGGAAGATCCAGACGAACAACCCGGAGGAGCTCGCCGAGCAGATCGGCCTGGGCGCCATCGTCTTCGGCGACCTGAAGAACCGCCGGACCACGGACTACACCTTCGACTGGGAGGACGTGCTCGCCTTCGAGGGGCACTCCGGCCCGTACCTCCAGTACGCCCACGCGCGCACCTGCAACATCCTGCGCCGCGGCGGCGGGGCGCCGGCCTCGTATGACGCGTCGCTGCTCACCCTGCCGGAGGAGCAGGCCGTGCTGCGCGTCATCGCCCGGCTGCCCGTGGTGGTGCAGGAGGCGGCGGATCAGGCCGAGCCGAGCTTCATCGCCCGGTGGCTGCTGGAGCTGGCCGCGGAGTTCAGCCGCTACTACACGCTGGGCAACCAGGATCGCACCAAGCGCGTCATCCTCGAGGGCAACGAGCCCCTGAAGGCGGCGCGGCTCGCGCTGACGGACGCGACGCGGGTGGCCCTGGCGGCGGGACTCGCGCTACTGGGTATCGCCACTCCCGAGAACATGTAG
- a CDS encoding cytochrome c3 family protein yields the protein MERPYRTALGLVALSLVVAGVAWAATARERSLAIYPAQHIPLKFDHARHLAAGAECVSCHEDVRASGSAKDRNLPGHEECETCHDIEAAKKGAKTDPPSGCNTCHPGFDPTVRLAPLKVDLPPANLRFDHKVHVDKKVECATCHGDMKDVRLATRQQLPKMATCFECHNGNVASKECRTCHLTEPSGRLQLTFPSGVLRPMQGDPLGLDHGPRYEFNHGSRASVDRQTCMSCHAESYCQSCHDALQKPLSVHPNDYITLHPAQARQDSSRCSSCHRTQSFCAACHERTGVGMDADRSLRARNVKVHPDYSAWVEVPGPQHHGVAASRDIQQCVSCHREESCMSCHSERSVRRQVNPHPDGFAAACKRLAAANDRACVKCHTQASLEQRGCR from the coding sequence ATGGAGCGCCCGTACCGTACAGCCCTGGGCCTCGTGGCCCTGTCCCTCGTGGTGGCGGGAGTCGCCTGGGCGGCCACGGCTCGCGAGCGCAGCCTCGCCATCTACCCGGCTCAGCACATTCCCCTGAAGTTCGACCACGCGCGGCACCTGGCGGCGGGCGCCGAGTGCGTCAGCTGCCACGAGGACGTCCGGGCGAGTGGCTCGGCGAAGGATCGCAACCTCCCGGGTCACGAGGAGTGCGAGACCTGTCACGACATCGAGGCGGCGAAGAAGGGGGCGAAGACGGACCCACCCTCGGGCTGCAACACGTGCCACCCGGGGTTCGATCCCACGGTGCGCCTGGCGCCGCTGAAGGTGGACCTGCCGCCGGCCAACCTGCGCTTCGACCACAAGGTGCACGTGGACAAGAAGGTGGAGTGCGCGACATGCCATGGCGACATGAAGGACGTGCGGCTCGCCACGCGGCAGCAGCTCCCGAAGATGGCCACCTGTTTCGAGTGCCACAACGGCAACGTGGCCTCGAAGGAGTGCCGCACCTGCCATCTGACGGAGCCCTCGGGGCGGTTGCAGCTCACGTTCCCCTCGGGTGTGCTGCGGCCGATGCAGGGGGATCCGCTGGGGCTGGACCATGGGCCCCGCTACGAGTTCAACCACGGCAGCCGAGCGTCGGTGGATCGGCAGACGTGCATGTCGTGCCACGCCGAGAGCTACTGCCAGTCGTGCCATGACGCGCTCCAGAAGCCGCTGTCGGTGCACCCCAACGACTACATCACCCTGCACCCGGCACAGGCGCGGCAGGACTCCTCGCGCTGCTCGAGCTGTCACCGGACGCAGTCCTTCTGCGCGGCGTGTCACGAGCGCACCGGGGTGGGCATGGACGCGGACCGCTCGCTGCGCGCGCGCAACGTGAAGGTGCACCCGGACTACAGCGCGTGGGTCGAGGTGCCCGGGCCCCAGCACCACGGCGTCGCGGCCTCGCGTGACATCCAGCAGTGCGTGTCCTGCCACCGGGAGGAGTCGTGCATGAGCTGCCACTCGGAGCGCTCGGTGCGGCGGCAGGTGAACCCCCATCCGGACGGCTTCGCGGCGGCGTGCAAGCGGTTGGCGGCGGCAAACGATCGGGCTTGCGTCAAGTGCCACACCCAGGCGAGCCTCGAGCAGAGGGGGTGCCGTTGA
- the dnaJ gene encoding molecular chaperone DnaJ, producing MADDYYQILGVSRTASADEIKKAFRKLARKYHPDVNPGDKAAEEKFKQLNAAFEILSDERKRKLYDEFGDAAAQFGFDEKKAEQYRAYKAAQAAGGRPFGGGDVGGADFDLGDIFGDIFGRAGAGGVDVGEIFGRAGGGRAAGPTPGEDITATLTLSFNDALTGTERSISLQRPGRCQRCQGSGQVGTPSTCGTCGGTGKARRSGGILGMAVSGTCPTCRGTGRAAPPCPSCQGSGVVAETARLTVKIPAGVQTGSKVRLSGQGAAGSRGGPPGDLYIETIVAEHPLVRREGDDLYMDLPVTVSEAMLGAEVRVPTFQGEVTVKVPAGSQSGRRMRLKGRGAPSLKGGPPGDLYLTLQVKVPEHPSTEARQAAEALARAYHSDVRGSLQL from the coding sequence ATGGCGGACGACTACTACCAGATTCTCGGCGTGTCCCGGACGGCATCGGCCGACGAAATCAAGAAGGCTTTCCGCAAGCTCGCCCGCAAGTACCACCCGGACGTCAACCCGGGCGACAAAGCGGCCGAGGAGAAGTTCAAGCAGCTCAACGCGGCTTTCGAGATCCTGTCGGACGAGCGCAAGCGCAAGCTGTACGACGAGTTCGGTGACGCCGCCGCCCAGTTCGGTTTCGACGAGAAGAAGGCCGAGCAGTACCGGGCCTATAAGGCCGCACAGGCGGCTGGCGGCAGACCGTTCGGCGGCGGTGACGTCGGCGGCGCGGACTTCGACCTGGGCGACATCTTCGGCGACATCTTCGGCCGGGCGGGCGCCGGCGGCGTGGACGTCGGGGAGATCTTCGGACGTGCCGGCGGAGGCCGGGCCGCGGGTCCCACCCCGGGCGAGGACATCACCGCGACCCTCACGCTCAGCTTCAACGACGCCCTCACCGGCACCGAGCGCAGCATCTCGCTCCAGCGCCCCGGCCGTTGCCAGCGATGCCAGGGCTCGGGCCAGGTGGGGACTCCCTCCACGTGCGGCACCTGCGGCGGCACCGGCAAGGCGCGTCGCAGCGGCGGCATCCTGGGCATGGCCGTGAGTGGCACCTGCCCCACCTGCCGCGGCACCGGCCGCGCCGCGCCCCCCTGCCCTTCCTGCCAGGGCTCGGGCGTCGTGGCGGAAACGGCCCGGCTCACCGTGAAGATCCCCGCCGGCGTCCAGACGGGCTCCAAGGTACGGCTGTCCGGCCAGGGGGCCGCGGGCTCGCGCGGAGGGCCCCCGGGAGACCTCTATATCGAGACGATCGTCGCGGAACACCCCCTGGTGCGCCGCGAGGGAGACGACCTCTATATGGACCTCCCCGTGACCGTCTCCGAGGCCATGCTCGGCGCCGAGGTCCGCGTGCCCACCTTCCAGGGCGAGGTGACGGTGAAGGTACCCGCGGGATCCCAGTCCGGTCGCCGCATGCGCCTCAAGGGCCGGGGTGCGCCTTCCCTCAAGGGCGGCCCTCCGGGAGACCTCTACCTCACACTCCAGGTCAAGGTACCCGAACACCCCTCCACCGAGGCCCGGCAGGCCGCCGAGGCGCTCGCCCGTGCCTATCACTCGGATGTCCGGGGCTCGTTGCAGCTCTAA